The following proteins are co-located in the Bacillus carboniphilus genome:
- a CDS encoding CBO0543 family protein: MTKRKKKISAAFLIITTIICLTLLPFAIVKRSFKDWLIVYLVSLIGNSLADRYLVSKGYLKYNIRPLPKKFKIHLPFDYIQYPLMLLYYNQWTLNSKPIGIFLKLFPFIIPQVIVETIAERKTDLITWKKGWDWYHSFISLIIKFLVCRLIIASVRTKNKEDISTT; the protein is encoded by the coding sequence ATGACCAAAAGAAAGAAAAAAATATCAGCTGCCTTTTTAATTATTACGACTATAATTTGCTTAACCTTATTACCTTTTGCAATCGTCAAACGTTCCTTTAAAGATTGGTTAATTGTTTATTTGGTCAGCTTAATAGGAAATTCTTTAGCAGATCGCTACCTCGTTTCAAAAGGTTATTTAAAATACAACATTAGACCACTACCCAAAAAATTTAAAATCCATTTACCGTTTGACTATATCCAATATCCACTCATGCTTTTGTATTACAATCAATGGACTTTAAATAGTAAACCAATAGGGATATTCCTAAAACTCTTTCCGTTTATTATCCCTCAAGTAATCGTAGAAACCATTGCTGAAAGAAAGACAGATTTAATTACATGGAAAAAGGGGTGGGATTGGTACCATTCCTTCATCAGTTTAATCATTAAATTTCTAGTGTGTCGGTTGATTATTGCGTCTGTGAGAACGAAAAATAAAGAAGATATCTCCACTACGTAA
- a CDS encoding nucleotidyltransferase domain-containing protein: protein MTNEEILQTDSQLQILNEVNRICESNDIHIWLRGGWAIDFLLGGITRSHEDLDLVTWVSNREVMEEALVKEGFERLPISDRQTDFRKNEVDIQFLYMTQTDGSISPHNLPEWLWRADSLPPGLYQLNGISMRVVSPQQLLEEKQVYEQIGRKPRDKDQESKRILQKIIEHMKN, encoded by the coding sequence ATGACCAACGAAGAAATCTTACAAACAGATTCACAGTTACAGATCCTAAATGAAGTAAACCGTATATGTGAATCTAATGATATCCATATATGGCTACGAGGGGGTTGGGCAATCGATTTCCTTTTAGGTGGAATTACACGTTCCCATGAAGATTTAGATTTGGTTACTTGGGTTTCAAATCGTGAAGTAATGGAAGAAGCCTTGGTTAAAGAGGGATTTGAGCGATTACCAATAAGTGACCGTCAGACTGACTTTCGTAAAAATGAAGTGGATATTCAATTTTTATATATGACACAGACAGATGGAAGTATCTCTCCTCATAACCTTCCCGAATGGCTTTGGAGAGCTGATTCATTGCCTCCTGGTTTGTACCAATTGAACGGAATATCGATGCGGGTGGTGAGTCCACAACAGCTTTTGGAAGAAAAACAAGTATACGAGCAAATCGGTCGGAAGCCGCGGGATAAAGATCAAGAGAGTAAGAGAATTCTTCAGAAAATCATTGAACATATGAAAAATTGA
- a CDS encoding CBO0543 family protein → MYLLLVVSVYVVFAYYFVDWKNWRKYYPTVQYFIICNLLYNFIFYNHTLWKYKAVTVSWLNHTLIEIAFSFFIVPIVLMIYLRYYPAGKKQYVYVSIWIAYFTSIEYLFHKKGLFPYENGWNLFWSFIFNIILFIVVRIHYKNPLVAIAVSIPIILILLSLFHPTLEELK, encoded by the coding sequence ATGTATCTTTTATTAGTTGTTTCTGTGTACGTTGTATTCGCCTATTATTTTGTTGACTGGAAAAATTGGCGAAAATATTACCCTACTGTTCAGTACTTTATTATTTGTAATTTGCTATATAATTTTATTTTTTATAATCATACACTTTGGAAATATAAGGCCGTTACGGTTAGCTGGTTAAATCATACATTGATAGAGATTGCCTTCTCATTCTTTATTGTCCCTATTGTACTTATGATCTATCTAAGATATTATCCGGCCGGAAAAAAACAATACGTTTACGTTTCTATATGGATTGCCTATTTCACTTCTATTGAGTACCTATTTCACAAAAAAGGATTATTTCCTTATGAAAATGGTTGGAATTTGTTTTGGTCGTTTATTTTTAATATCATTCTTTTTATAGTTGTCAGGATTCATTATAAAAATCCTCTAGTTGCTATTGCCGTTTCCATTCCAATCATCCTTATTTTATTATCTTTATTCCATCCAACTTTAGAGGAATTAAAGTAA
- a CDS encoding ABC1 kinase family protein, whose amino-acid sequence MKKNNKFFRTAKVLSMAFVIFLQIFWYKIRRKDQAEWEKLWGKIGARFRKTLFELEGLLIKIGQILSTRGDLLPTAFIKQIEDLTDRVPPSKWSEIESILTKEWKQHPNEILESIEMDAVASASIGEVYKGVLWDGTEVAIKVKRPHIDEIVQTDFRTLKIILWFADRFVPIPKGFINFKVLFEELKQVIERELDYTTEINTIESFHERFKELDFVKIPTTYPERSTPKVIVMEWVEGIRLTNYEEMDRLQINRQELSQRLLKLFLPQWLEPGMFHADPHTGNILVSKEGKIILLDFGMVGEITKRDATNFQELIQSLLAKNYSKAVDCLSRLGFLLPEADARTMERLLAEFTSFHPSQLKEMNLVALKMEMNDIIQALPIQVPTRFVFLGRSFITIEGILRNLAPEEELLELGKPVFMEWFNKQGNNKWAFVWQWLQSQPIFKLAHAVTDFLEAPQRLEQMKETEQRRSFQFTIYENNKNRLFQLFLFGFAGLGVGIYAVHPLVANLSVGVTVISAVGYVWCGYKQKKWMKYMHEKRRT is encoded by the coding sequence ATGAAAAAAAATAATAAGTTTTTCCGTACGGCTAAAGTTCTCTCAATGGCTTTTGTTATATTCCTTCAAATCTTTTGGTATAAAATTCGCCGAAAGGATCAAGCTGAATGGGAGAAATTATGGGGGAAAATTGGAGCACGGTTTCGAAAAACATTGTTTGAATTAGAGGGTCTTCTAATAAAAATTGGGCAAATACTAAGTACACGAGGAGATTTACTACCGACTGCTTTTATCAAACAAATTGAAGATTTAACCGATCGTGTCCCACCTTCTAAGTGGAGTGAAATCGAATCCATCTTAACAAAGGAATGGAAACAGCACCCAAACGAAATACTAGAATCCATTGAAATGGATGCGGTTGCTTCTGCTTCTATTGGAGAAGTATACAAAGGGGTGCTTTGGGATGGGACAGAGGTTGCTATAAAAGTGAAGCGCCCTCACATTGATGAAATTGTTCAAACTGACTTCAGAACCCTTAAGATAATTCTTTGGTTTGCAGATCGGTTTGTACCTATACCCAAAGGTTTTATTAACTTTAAAGTACTATTTGAAGAACTGAAACAGGTGATTGAGCGGGAGTTAGATTACACTACCGAAATCAATACGATTGAGTCATTCCATGAACGTTTTAAAGAATTAGATTTTGTAAAAATCCCGACAACGTATCCTGAACGCTCTACCCCTAAAGTAATTGTTATGGAGTGGGTAGAGGGGATAAGACTTACAAACTATGAGGAAATGGATCGATTACAAATCAATCGTCAAGAGTTGAGCCAGCGATTATTAAAGCTTTTCCTCCCACAATGGCTAGAGCCTGGAATGTTTCATGCAGATCCTCATACAGGGAACATTTTAGTATCAAAAGAGGGAAAAATCATACTCCTTGATTTTGGCATGGTTGGAGAAATTACAAAGAGGGATGCTACCAATTTTCAAGAATTGATTCAAAGCTTGTTGGCGAAAAATTATTCAAAAGCAGTAGATTGCCTTTCCCGACTAGGGTTCCTCCTTCCCGAAGCGGATGCTAGAACGATGGAACGTTTGCTTGCGGAGTTTACTTCATTCCATCCATCACAATTAAAGGAAATGAATTTGGTCGCATTAAAGATGGAAATGAACGATATCATTCAAGCTTTGCCTATTCAGGTTCCAACTCGATTTGTATTTTTAGGCAGATCTTTTATAACGATAGAAGGAATCCTGAGAAATTTGGCTCCTGAAGAGGAACTGCTGGAATTAGGGAAACCGGTCTTTATGGAGTGGTTTAACAAACAAGGGAACAACAAATGGGCATTTGTTTGGCAGTGGCTCCAATCACAGCCTATATTTAAACTGGCACACGCTGTCACTGATTTTTTAGAGGCACCACAAAGACTTGAACAAATGAAAGAGACCGAACAAAGAAGAAGCTTTCAATTTACGATATATGAAAACAATAAAAACCGGTTATTTCAATTGTTTTTATTTGGATTTGCTGGTTTAGGAGTAGGGATATACGCTGTACATCCGTTGGTAGCCAATCTCTCTGTGGGAGTTACTGTGATATCAGCCGTGGGATACGTATGGTGCGGATACAAACAGAAAAAATGGATGAAGTATATGCATGAAAAAAGAAGAACTTAG